One window from the genome of Hyphomonas neptunium ATCC 15444 encodes:
- the nrdR gene encoding transcriptional regulator NrdR, which translates to MRCPFCGSDNTSVKDSRAAEDDTAVRRRRVCESCGARFTTFERVQLREIIVVKRDGKRSLFDREKLQRSILIALRKRPVDRDRIDQMVSGIVRKLESGGETEVPSSEVGELVMEALKRVDPVGYVRYASVYRDFKDPSDFAQFIEKAALEDEDDDADGK; encoded by the coding sequence TTGCGCTGTCCATTCTGCGGTTCTGACAATACATCCGTAAAAGACAGCCGCGCCGCTGAAGACGATACCGCTGTGCGCCGCCGCCGCGTCTGTGAAAGCTGCGGCGCCCGCTTCACCACCTTCGAGCGTGTGCAGCTGCGCGAAATCATCGTCGTCAAACGCGATGGCAAACGCAGCCTGTTTGACCGGGAAAAACTGCAACGCTCCATCCTCATCGCCCTGCGCAAACGCCCAGTGGACCGAGACCGGATCGACCAGATGGTCTCCGGCATCGTCCGCAAGCTGGAAAGCGGCGGGGAAACCGAGGTGCCCTCCTCAGAGGTCGGCGAGTTGGTGATGGAAGCGCTCAAGCGCGTCGATCCCGTCGGCTATGTCCGCTACGCCAGCGTCTATCGCGACTTCAAAGACCCGAGCGATTTCGCCCAGTTCATCGAAAAAGCCGCCCTCGAAGACGAAGACGACGACGCGGACGGGAAATGA
- a CDS encoding RibD family protein, producing MKNLRITLKIASSLDGRIALADGTSQWITSSASRARGHQMRAENDAIMVGIGTALADDPLLTARTVPLPAKQPVRIVADSNARLPTASRLASSTDLGRVVAVTAGQGSDALAAAGVDIWRCGNGVRMDAGEFVRRAEAEGLRTLLIEGGSTLAASFMRAGLVDEIAWFRAPILIGGDGLPALGALGLSDLKSAARWRPVATERIGDDVLDTYVRSEQ from the coding sequence ATGAAAAACCTCCGCATCACCCTCAAGATTGCGTCCTCACTGGATGGGCGCATCGCGCTGGCCGATGGCACCAGCCAGTGGATCACCTCCAGCGCGTCGCGCGCCCGCGGCCACCAGATGCGCGCTGAAAACGACGCCATCATGGTCGGCATCGGCACAGCCCTGGCGGACGATCCGCTGCTCACCGCCCGCACCGTGCCGCTCCCGGCCAAACAACCCGTCCGCATCGTCGCCGATTCCAACGCCCGCCTGCCCACCGCCTCGCGCCTCGCCAGCTCCACCGATCTTGGCCGCGTTGTCGCCGTCACGGCGGGGCAGGGCAGCGACGCCCTCGCCGCTGCCGGGGTCGACATCTGGCGCTGCGGCAACGGTGTTCGCATGGACGCGGGCGAATTCGTCCGCCGCGCCGAAGCCGAGGGTCTGCGCACGCTGCTCATCGAAGGGGGCAGCACGCTGGCCGCCAGCTTCATGCGCGCCGGCCTCGTGGACGAGATCGCCTGGTTTCGCGCCCCCATCCTGATCGGCGGCGATGGCTTGCCCGCCCTCGGGGCGCTGGGCCTGTCAGACCTGAAATCTGCGGCACGCTGGCGCCCTGTCGCGACGGAACGGATTGGGGATGACGTCCTCGATACTTATGTTCGATCTGAGCAATAG
- a CDS encoding riboflavin synthase, whose amino-acid sequence MFTGLVTDVGTVRKAEHRNGLTRFEVESGYPLAQIAMGASILHSGVCLTVVDKGEAERGAWFAVEAVPETLSKTILGGWQEGTRVNLEQSLKLGDELGGHFVFGHVDGVGEIVSVEAEGQSFRVTIRPPAAISRYFATKGSAAVDGVSLTVAAALENGDFQVAIIPHTWEVTTLAALKPGTKVNLEIDMLARYVARMIGADAPQGS is encoded by the coding sequence ATGTTCACAGGTCTCGTCACCGATGTCGGCACTGTCCGCAAGGCAGAGCACCGCAACGGCCTCACCCGGTTTGAGGTCGAAAGCGGCTACCCGCTCGCCCAGATCGCCATGGGCGCGTCCATTCTCCATTCCGGTGTCTGTCTCACCGTCGTAGACAAAGGCGAAGCCGAGCGAGGCGCCTGGTTTGCGGTCGAAGCTGTCCCCGAAACCCTGTCGAAAACCATCCTCGGCGGCTGGCAGGAAGGCACACGCGTCAACCTCGAGCAGAGCCTCAAGCTCGGCGATGAACTCGGCGGACACTTCGTGTTCGGCCATGTCGACGGCGTCGGCGAGATTGTCTCGGTCGAGGCCGAAGGCCAGTCCTTCCGCGTCACCATCCGCCCGCCCGCCGCCATCTCGCGCTACTTCGCCACCAAGGGCTCGGCCGCCGTTGATGGCGTCTCGCTCACGGTCGCCGCCGCGCTGGAGAATGGAGACTTCCAGGTCGCCATCATCCCGCATACCTGGGAAGTCACCACGCTTGCCGCGTTGAAGCCCGGCACAAAGGTAAACCTCGAAATTGATATGCTTGCGCGCTATGTGGCGCGGATGATCGGTGCGGACGCGCCACAAGGGAGTTAG